The DNA sequence GTCAGCCTGGAGCAGGCCGTGGCCGCCCCGTACGCCACCCGCCAGCTCGCCGATCTCGGCGCACGCGTGATCAAGGTCGAGCGGCCCGGGGAGGGGGACTTCGCGCGCCGGTACGACACGACGGTGCACGGTCACTCCAGCTATTTCGTGTGGCTCAACCGGTCCAAGGAGTCCCTGACGCTGGACCTCAAGGATCCGCGGGGCCGCGAGATCCTGCACCGGCTCCTCGACGACGCCGACGTGTTCGTGCAGAACCTGGCGCCGGGCGCCGCCGACCGCCTCGGCCTGGGTGTCGAGGCGCTCGGCGCGCGGTGGCCGCGGCTGATCCCGTGCACGATCTCCGGATACGGCACGTCCGGGCCGTGGGCCGACCGCAAGGCGTACGACCTGCTGGTGCAGTGCCAGACCGGGCTGGTGTCGCTGACCGGAACCCCCGACGAGACCGCGCGTGTCGGGATCTCCGTCGCCGACATCGCGGCCGGGATGTACGCGTACAGCGGCATCCTCACCGCCCTCTTCACGCGGGCCACCACGGGCACGGCCCACCCCGTGGAGGTGTCCCTGTTCGAAGCGCTGGCCGAGTGGATGGGCCAGCCCGCCAACTACACCCGCTACGGCGGCACCCAGCCCCCGCGGCTGGGCACCCAGCACCCCACCCTCGCTCCCTACGGTGCCTACC is a window from the Streptomyces sp. NBC_00299 genome containing:
- a CDS encoding CaiB/BaiF CoA transferase family protein, whose translation is MSAPHLPLSGITVVSLEQAVAAPYATRQLADLGARVIKVERPGEGDFARRYDTTVHGHSSYFVWLNRSKESLTLDLKDPRGREILHRLLDDADVFVQNLAPGAADRLGLGVEALGARWPRLIPCTISGYGTSGPWADRKAYDLLVQCQTGLVSLTGTPDETARVGISVADIAAGMYAYSGILTALFTRATTGTAHPVEVSLFEALAEWMGQPANYTRYGGTQPPRLGTQHPTLAPYGAYPAADGREVLFSIQNEREWAVLCHRFLGRPELTDDPRFATSSARVAHRDEVNAVVAERCARSDAEEILKELESIGIACAGVNDVTAFLDHPVLAARERWHDVTVPGGATVQALLPPADLAGLPARMDPVPAVGEHTEAILTELGRTGEEIEALRAEAVI